The Rhizophagus irregularis chromosome 27, complete sequence DNA window atagtttttaccttactttttttttaaaattttcagtaCATGTTCACTTGGTCTACAAAACCATAAGATAACATCTAATTGATACTGATGATTATTACtgagtatttaaaatttggataaaattttacgAAAAGTTTTTTTGTCAGTCTTTCCATATAAATTGTTGAATCCTGAAGTATCAATATAACAGAACTTATTTTCCTCACAGATATCTATTTCCTGTGTTGCTGATTTAGGACTACTTAAACCATTGACATTAGCATCACAAAGTAATTGGCAAAATGTTATTTTACTAAGACCTAACGTACTaatagcaaaaatattttttggcatttgtttaaagaaaaaaaaattcgatttgTAATGCAATGGgaattattttataccatATTCGATTTACATAATCTCATGTGAATAAAATGTTCTCTTACATGTAAAATCCAAAATTAGAGAATTATTAACAGATTATGATATTAAGTCTGAAGTATCTTATTGCCCatatttaaaaaggaaaattgtAACAATACACT harbors:
- a CDS encoding uncharacterized protein (SECRETED:cutsite_CDA-NV; SECRETED:prob_0.3150); SECRETED:SignalP(1-25), which produces MPKNIFAISTLGLSKITFCQLLCDANVNGLSSPKSATQEIDICEENKFCYIDTSGFNNLYGKTDKKTFRKILSKF